The genomic DNA TGTCCGCGTCTTCTGTTCCGACTCTGTCTGTTTCGTTGCAGCCACTGAAGATCTTGGTGTCGCCATGGGCCGCCGCCCCGCCCGGTGGTGAGTGCCAAACCCGTGCGATTTCGCTGATGTGAAAAATGGAGGGAGAACTGTATTTCAACGCTAAAATTAACTGTGGGGTGGGGCCTCCGGGGCACCTTTTCTATATTGCGAACGGACTCCACGTTTTTACTGATATTCCGGGTCGATTGGGGACTTCGTTTACACtgtctgtttcttttaaagttcagGCCTTTCTTAagcatttcttctgttttgttgggGTGCCAGATTTACCTTGGCCTGCATGTGTTCCGCCACTTACGGGCTGAAATCGACGGCCGCCTTACATCTGGTCTCCGTCCTGGAAATTAGCCACCTTTTTCAGAGTCGATACCCTCTCAGGGCCTTTGTGTGCCATCCCCATCTTATTTCCGGGCGACATGCCCGTTCGGCCTCGGTCGCCAAGGGCCGCCCTGACCAGAGGGCTCAGCCACCTCGTGTGCCCTGCAGGGGGCGTCAGAATCTTTTCACATGTGGTTTCGAAGGCGGATTTATTGCCACGTGCCCAAAAATCAGTGGCATGAATTATGTTACTAATTAGCAAGAAATTTGCAGTGCCTTTGAGATGTTTCTCTTATTTAACTGGAAAAGTGCCTTTCCACCTGTTGACCTTATAGGAAGCATGGAACCATAATAATACGGGGTTGAGGGAGattttttgcttctatgttttCTGTATGAGCGTTCTCTAATTTTTGGTCACTTTGTTTTGACCGTGTTTTGCTTAGAGCCAAATTCCAGAAGTGGAGACAGCTAGAGATTGAGATGTTGCCCCCGGTCCCCATTCCCTGCCCTCCTTTGGTCTTAATTTAAGGGAGTTCTCAAAGTGCTTATTGGGTTCACTTGTGAACTATAAACTTggatttctcccctccccacagttACCGGTATTGTAAGAACAAGCCGTATCCAAAGTCTCGTTTCTGCAGAGGTGTCCCTGGTAAGTAGTGGGAGAGTTCCCAAACTGGTTTGGCTGCACTGACTCAGTTGCCTccggtgcccctcccccacatactTATCTCCATATTTTTCAGATGCCAAGATCCGAATTTTTGACCTGGGGCGTAAGAAGGCAAAAGTGGATGAGTTCCCACTGTGTGGCCACATGGTGTCAGATGAATACGAGCAGCTCTCCTCTGAAGGTGAGGCCGGATTCCTTGTTAATCCCATCCTTTCtaactgctcccctcccccaccagaccCAGAACAAACTGCACCAGATTCACCATTTAATCAAGAGTATCTGATGGCAAGCCTTTTTATGAAGTTCACCCAGTCGATACAGATGTACACTGAGGGCCAGGGACGGTTACAGTAAATGGCTCTGTCCTGTCTTGTCTCACTgctgcctcccacctgcccccaaccTAGCCCTGGAGGCTGCCCGAATTTGTGCCAACAAGTACATGGTGAAAAGCTGTGGCAAAGATGGTTTTCACATCCGGGTGCGGCTCCACCCTTTCCATGTCATCCGTATCAACAAGATGTTGTCCTGTGCTGGAGCTGACAGGTGAGCTGAGTCCTGGGTGTCTGTCTTTTGAGGGGTTTTCCCATAACTTGAggcttttgtttgccttgtttTTTCCATCGGAACAAAGAGATGGTCTCTCGTACGGGACTCCCCCGTGATAAAGCCAAGTTAAAGGTTCCCGAAACAAAAGGTATCATGAGTAAGTCTTAGCCTCTGGGTGACAGGTGGAGGGAGGTGCTTCTGAGGGAGAGGCTTTAATCCTGATGATACCCATCTGCCAGCAAGCAGGTAGCTGAAGCAGCCACCAGTTGGAAGGCTTTCAGCTGAGCCCAATGACACCTTGTAGGGGCTGCCTAGTCttttcaggttttccattttCTGCAGCCAATTAAGCCGACTGTGCTCTTTCCCCATGGGGCCCAGTGTGCAATGGCTGCGAACAGCAGCCTCCTTGGTAGTGTATGCAGCCTGTTGGTTGT from Leopardus geoffroyi isolate Oge1 chromosome X, O.geoffroyi_Oge1_pat1.0, whole genome shotgun sequence includes the following:
- the RPL10 gene encoding 60S ribosomal protein L10 isoform X2 — its product is MGRRPARCYRYCKNKPYPKSRFCRGVPDAKIRIFDLGRKKAKVDEFPLCGHMVSDEYEQLSSEALEAARICANKYMVKSCGKDGFHIRVRLHPFHVIRINKMLSCAGADRYAGCLWKAPGHSGQGPHWPSHHVHPYQVAEQGACD
- the RPL10 gene encoding 60S ribosomal protein L10 isoform X1, coding for MGRRPARCYRYCKNKPYPKSRFCRGVPDAKIRIFDLGRKKAKVDEFPLCGHMVSDEYEQLSSEALEAARICANKYMVKSCGKDGFHIRVRLHPFHVIRINKMLSCAGADRLQTGMRGAFGKPQGTVARVHIGQVIMSIRTKLQNKEHVIEALRRAKFKFPGRQKIHISKKWGFTKFNADEFEDMVAEKRLIPDGCGVKYIPNRGPLDKWRALHS